AGATATATTACCGGAATTAACTAAAATAACGATAGGTTATGATTATCTAgaaatgatattatattatacattgaCGAAGATAGAGCaagatgataaaataaaactagagaattttttatcaacaaagtTGAATCCAGAAATAGGAACAAGGCTTATGAGAAGTTTAGCAGAGCATTGGCAACAAGAAGGAAAAGAATTAGGTATTCTTGAAGGCTTACAAGTTGGTGAAGCTCAAGGTATCCAAATTGGGAAAGCTGAAGGAAAAGCTGAAGGGGAATATAATAAAGCAGTAGAGGTAGCAAAGAAAATGTTAGTTCAAGGTTGCAATATTGCTTTAATTTCTAGTGTAACCGGTCTTTATGAAGCTTTTATTAGTTCTTTAGAGTAAACatatttcttgtaaaatttaCTCTGCtgtttgaaaaatcatttataaaaaattctgaaataacaaaaaagttttttgtacaCAGCTTACCTCTAAAACTCGTAATACTAAATTAGCGATTTAAAGGGGCATTATAATAGGATTTTTCTTTATAAGGTATTCCCTCCATCAAACAAttgaaatcttttaaaaatgccATTAAAATGGCTTTTATGTTTTTGGATTTAAATCAACCACTTTCATCTGAGAGATGAAAGTTTGATTATAGCGACTAGAAGTCGCATATCATGAGGTGTCCAATTTGTCTAGactaaaaattaagatttatgAGATATAATTTGCGTTATAATTTtactcaataatttttgtaaaatacacTTGTTCTGGAGTTAGATATTCCAATGATTGGTGCattctttttctattataaaaatttatgtaatcaGTTATAGCATTTTTTGCCTCCTTGACAGTATTTAAAaccatcaaatatatttttccttgTTTTAATGAACGCCAAAATCTTTCTATAAATACATTATCCAGGGCTCTGCCTTTGCCATCCATACTGATTTTGATTTCACGTTTAATTAGTCTTTCTGTGAAATCTTTTGATGTAAATTGAGAACCTTGATCTGTATTAAAGATTTCAGGATgaccatattttattatagcttCTTCAAGTGCATCAATACAAAAGTCACTTTCTAAACTAATAGACACCTTCCAGCTCACAATATAACGACTAAACCAATCAATAATTGCTACCAAATATACAAATCCTTGTGCCATTCTAATGTAAGTGATATCTGTACTCCATACCTgatttactttaataatttcaactccTTTTAAAAGATATGGATATATTTTATGAGCTTGATTGCACTTACTTAAGTTCATTTTAGGATAGATAGCTTTAATAGCCATTATTCTATAATAACGACTTACTGCCTTGCGACCGATTGTAATTCCAAATGGTACAAGGTGCTCAGACATTATTCTTGCTCCAAAGTAAGGATGCTGCGTGTATATTTTATCAAtcacttgcattatttttaagtcTCTTTGGGTTAAGCCTTTTGGCTTGTAATAATAgctagattttttaataaaaagtagagCACATTGCCTAGAAATACTTAGATTACTACAATCTTTTTGTAGTTAAGTGGGATAGGGTTAACACCCTCGCCTTTAGGCGAACACTTTAGTATAATCTATCTAATAGGTAACTAGAGGAAGAGATGGAATATAGGAGAGGGCCTCATAGCTTGTATGATTTAAAGTATCATATAGTGTTTTGTACAAAGTACAGGTATAGAGTTTAACTGGGCAAATAGCAAGTAGAGCAAGGGAAGTAATTCAGGAAATATGTGCAGCTAATTACATAGATATAATTAGTGGCAGCATAAGTCCTGATCATGTTCATATATTAGTATCAGTTCCACCAAGTATCTCAATATCTAAGgtgttacaatatattaaaggaAAGAGTAGTCGTAAATTGCTACAGGAATTTGAACTACTTCGTAAGCGATATTGGGGTCAACATCTTTGGGCTAGAGGGTATTTTGTTGTTACAGTTGGTAATGTGAATTCAGAAGCAGTACAGAAGTATATAGAGCAACAAgaagaatatcataaaaaagatgattttagaATATCAGGGTTTTAGCGTTTATGCTTTTATTCTGGGCTCTGTCCAAATAAGTGTGTAAATTTCTCAAAGGTTATATAAAGAACATTATAACTTAAGGAGAAATTAATAtgactcaaaaacaaaatgaagcAATGAACCAAGCCATAGATTTATTGATCAATAATGATACAGAtatatcaactttatttaaagaaGATGGTTTATTAAAACAGTTAACTAAGCGTCTTGTGGAGAAGGCATTGCAGTCAGAGATGAATAATCATTTAGGATATAGCAAATATAGTCAGAGTGATATTGAGAATTCGCGTAATGGTTAAAATGTAAAGAACCTCATGACAAAGAATAGTGCTGTTGAGATTGAAGTACCAAGGGATAGGAATAGTAGTTTTGAACCAGCATTAATAGCAAAGCGTCAAAGAAGGTTTGATGGATTTGATGACAAAGTGCTATCATTATACGCTAAAGGCATGAGCTTATCAGATATAAAGATTCAACTGCAAGAATTGTATGGAGCTGATATTAGTGAGAGCTTAATTAGTCAAATTACTGATGATATAATTGAGGATGTTAAGCTATGGCAGAGTCGTCCACTGGACTCAGTATATGCTATAgtgttttttgattgtttaataGTAAAAGTACGTCAGGATAAACGTATTACCAATAAATCAGTATATGTTGCATTAGGTATTGATTTACAAGGACAGAAAGATATTTTAGGATTATGGATCAGTGAAAATGAAGGTGCTAAATTTTGGCTTAGTAATTTTACTGAGATGAAAAACAGGGGTATGCAAGATATGTTAATTGCCTGCAGCGATAACTTGACTGGTATGTCTGAAGCTATAGGAGCATTTTTTCCAAAGACTGAGCATCAATTATGTATTGTACATCAAATCAGAAATAG
This genomic interval from Chrysoperla carnea chromosome 1, inChrCarn1.1, whole genome shotgun sequence contains the following:
- the LOC123295825 gene encoding recombination-promoting nuclease pSLT051-like; translated protein: MIFFNGQEKYNVARNLWDLFANNKLARELWISDYQLVNVHEIPDEEFKQRIWSGLLEFFLKHIHERELLKRWQEISDILPELTKITIGYDYLEMILYYTLTKIEQDDKIKLENFLSTKLNPEIGTRLMRSLAEHWQQEGKELGILEGLQVGEAQGIQIGKAEGKAEGEYNKAVEVAKKMLVQGCNIALISSVTGLYEAFISSLE